The genomic window CAACCGATGCCAAACTCTCATCATCCGAGCCGTAACAGAACAAGCCGGTGCGATGACGGAGCGCTGCATCCACTGGATCCAATAGCTGCCTGGCTTGCTCCACCGTTGCCCCTCGGGCCGTGATCCGTAGTTTCACCTCTCCCAGGCCGGCATACGGGGCCACTGTTGGATTGCCCTGCTCAAGCAAATCAGCCACCTCTTCAGCAAGCGTGGATTCAGCAATTCCTGTAAACCGCAACAGCCGACTCACAAAGATGTCAGCAAGTCCTCCGTGCTGACGCAGCCATGGCACGGCTGTCTGGGACCACATCTGCTTCATTTCAGAAGGCACACCCGGAAAGGTGAGCACAGTGAACCCCGGCCGAGGACACCAGATCATCCCCGGCGCAGTACCGGAAGGATTTGGAAGGATTTCAGCTCCACGAGGGAACAACGCCTGTTTGCGATTGCTGATTGCAGAAATGCTGCCGCCAGCAGTGAGCTTGGCCTGAATCTCGAACCAAAGTTCTGGACGTTCCTCAAGCGGCGTATCAAAAGCAGCCGCCAAAGTTTCAGTAGTCAGATCATCAGGCGTTGGTCCGAGGCCACCAGTGGTGATCAGAATCCGACTGCGATCAACAGCCTCCAAAACTGATTCTTTGAGACGTTCAACGTTGTCTCCTACAACAGTTTGGCGGTAATGAGGGAGCCCCAGAGCAGCCAGCTCCTCAGCTAACCAACGTGCATTGCTGTTAAGGATGTTGCCAAGCAACAGCTCCGTGCCAATGCAAAGGATCTCAACACCATGCCTAGCCGAAGCTTCAGCCATGACCATCGCGATAGGCACGTGGATCACTAGGAGCTGCAAGGGGGCTAGAAGGGTCTACGAAAACACCTTCAGCACTACGTTGACGACGGCTGATCACGACTGTCGCCACGAGAATGGCTGTCGCTAAAGCCAGCCACAAAAAACGCATTTCAGCATTGGCCACCACGAGGGCCAATGCTGCTAGCCATTGTGTAAACACGTAGATCAACAACACCGTTCGGCGATGACTGAAGCCGGCGCGCAGCAGACGGTGATGAAGATGGCGACGATCAGGGTAAAAGGGAGAACGGCCTTCCCGCAAACGCCCCATAATCACCGCCGACATATCAGCCAAAGGTAGAGACAAAATCAACAGTGGCAGCAACAAACTGACGGTGGTGAGTCCCTTGGCTGGTCCCACGATGCTGATTGCTGCCAAGGTAAAACCAAGGAAATAGGAGCCGCCATCACCCATAAAAATGCGGGCTGGATTGAAGTTATGGCGCAGAAAACCAAGACAACAGCCCGCCAAAGCAGCTGCCAGAAAACCTGCAGCCACTTGATGAAGTGAAAAACTGACCGACACAAGACCAACAGCGGCAATACCAGCCACTCCTGCCGCAAGACCATCAAGACCATCTAGCCAATTGATGGCATTGGTAATACCCACAAGCCACACCAGCGTGGCAGCAAGGCTAAGCAAATCCGGCAAGGCAATTAAAGAAGAGCCTTCCCCCAACCAAGGCAACTCAATCGTTCCAATGCGTACCCCCTGAGTCCACATCGCAAACGCAACGGCCACCTGTCCTGCCAAACGAGGCCAAGGAGACAAAACGAACAAATCATCTGCTAGGCCAATCACAAAAAAGCAAAGAGCCCCCGCCAGCGTGGACCAGATCAGCTGATCCTTCGCAGGCGCAAGTAAACCAAACCCCCCCAGCCCCCATGTCACTGCCAGAGCCAAACCAAATCCCAGCACCATGGCGATGCCACCAAGACGCACCATCGGAGTGCTGTGCTGCTTGCGGGAATCAGGCTGATCAGTGAGACCGAGGTGAAGGCCTAGCGCCCGCACGAGTGGGACAACCAAAGTGGTAAGCACAGCAGCTATCACAAAGCTCGCCGTAGCAAACGCAAAGGGGCTGCTCGCGAGAGTCAAGTTTGCTCCTGTAGCAAGCGACCTTAAGAAGGGCCGATGGAATGAATCCTAGGCAGAGCAAACCTGTGATTCCAGAGCGAAGGGCCAGTCAAGCAAGCGCTGGCTGGAGGACATCCCTGTAGAGAGGGAAACGGCCACAAAGTTGTCTCACCCGTTCCAAGCACTGCGCCTTGATCGATTCATCTTGCGGTTTAAGCAAACGATCTGCAATCACATCAGCAACCTCACGGAATGCCTCATCATCAAAGCCACGAGTTGTGAGGGCCGCCGTGCCCAAGCGCAGACCACTGGTCACAAAAGGCGACTCAGGATCAAAGGGCACTGTGTTCTTATTGGCGGTGATGTTCACTTCACTGACAAGCAAATCAGCAACCTTCCCGGTCATCCCAATGCTGCGCAAATCCAGCAAGACAAGGTGATTATCTGTTCCTCCACTCACCACCGCAATCCCGCGCTCCTGAATGCGACCAGCAAGAACCTGGGCATTCGCCACCACCTGACAGCTATAAACCTGGAACTCTGGCTGAAGAGCTTCTCCTAAGGCCACAGCCTTGGCTGCAATCACATGTTCCAAAGGGCCGCCCTGACTGCCAGGAAACACTGCCTTGTCAAACTTACGGCCAAAGTCCGCATCACGACAAAGGATTAAGCCGCCTCTGGGGCCACGCAATGTCTTGTGGGTGGTCGTCGTCACCACATCACAGTGGGCGATAGGACTCGGATGGACCCCAGCCGCAACAAGGCCGGCAATGTGTGCCATGTCCGCCAACAAGTAAGCGCCCACCTCATCAGCGATGCTGCGAAAAGCAGCAAAATCGATCGTGCGGGGATAGGCCGAGTAGCCGCAGATGATCAGTTGAGGACGCTCTTTCAGGGCCAGCTGACGAACAGCCTCCATGTCGAGCTGCTGACTATCACGCTCCACGCCGTAATGAACGACCTTGAACCACTTGCCGCTGACATTGACAGGAGAACCATGAGTGAGATGCCCCCCATGGGATAGATCCATCCCCATGATGGTGTCACCGGGCTGCAACAGCGCCAGGAAGACGGCGAAGTTGGCCTGCGCGCCACTATGAGGTTGCACGTTGGCCCAAGCCGCACCAAAGAGCCGCTGAGCACGCTCGATCGCCAACTCCTCAATCGCATCGACATGCTCACAACCGCCGTAATAGCGCTTATGGGGAAGACCTTCGGCGTACTTGTTGGTGAGAACAGAACCCTGAGCCTGCATCACAGCTTGAGAAGTGAAGTTCTCACTGGCTATCAGCTCTAGATGGGTCTCCTGACGTTGCCTTTCCTGATCGATCAAGCCTGCAATCGCCGGGTCGGAATCCGTCAGGGCAGCATTAATAGAAGCCAAGAAGCGATCCGTCATTTACAGAACCCAACAGTTTTCGGATCGTAGGCAATGGTTCTTCACGTCTTAAGCAAAGCCCTTAGCCCTAAGACTGCCGCCGGACCCAAGTGCAAAAAAAAACTGCCCGAAGGGCAGTTAATCAGCGCGCCTGGAGAGATTCGAACTCCCGACCCTCTGATCCGTAGTCAGATGCTCTAATCCGCTGAGCTACAGGCGCTTAGAAGGAAACATCAGACTTCATCATGGGGGCCTTCGTCAACCGAGTCTCATCCAAGCGCCACAATCGAGAGATCTACAAGGACACTGCTCATGCCAATTCGCTGGTACGGCAACGCCGACACAACCGACCCGACCTATCAACATTTCGCTCGAATCGTCAACTTCACCCTGCATGCCATGGCCTTTGCAGCTTTCAACAGTGGCCTTTGGTTCATTCAACAAATGCGCCACCCATGGCCACACTTGGATTGGTTCAGCGAAATCTGGCTTGCTGGACTCTTCATCCACCTTGCATTTGTAGTCGTCAAAAGACCCAAGGCCAAGACCACCGAAGAGCAAGCCTGATCCCAACATCAAGCCAGCATCCACCTAGCAAGACCATCACTTATGACAATCGATCCAGCAGATTTAAAAGAGCTACAACTATCCCTTGCCGATCGCATCTACCTTCAGATCGCCAGCTGGCACCTTTATCTGGGCGATGCAGGGCTTGCAGAAAACCTTGCCATCGAATGCAGCGTCAGGCTCAATGAAGGCGCCAATGTGGCAGCCCGCCAAGCCCTGGAATCAGTGCAAGTGCCCCTAGGTGGAGGGAGCACCCGCCTACCACTGGCGCGCCTAATCCCAGCCTCTCAACTTCGTGACCTTGAGGAGATCCTGGAGCCCTACTGCCGATAAGGTTGCTGCCATCCATGGAGGGCCAGTGCTGATCATCGAGGTCACCAACGCCCGTGAAGTGATGCGTCAACGCATCGGACCACTAGGGGAGCGACTCATCGGCAAAGTTGTCGATGCTGAGGACCAGGTGGAGAAAGCTCTGATTCAAGAGCTCGAAAACGCCTTCCAGGAATTCGGGATCGAAGCACGCATCGTTTCGGTACAGGGACCCCAGCTGGTGGGCCGAGACCATCTGGAGCTACCAATTCAAGTCCGTGAGGATCGCGAAGTTCGCCTCAGCGAGGAATAACTCTGTAACGCAGCTCCCGCGCTAGCTCACGCACCTCAGCGACACCAAGAGAGATGCTGATGAGAGCGAATACAGCAAGGCCGGTGATCACTGACAGACACACCTCAATCAAAAGTCCCAGCAGGTCCTGAGGCCATTGCATCAAGGTCGCCAGAGCCCAAGCCGCAAACCCTGCCGCCAGGCCAGCCCAAAGCACCTTGACGCCATCAAAAGCCCACCGTTGCAAAGGCAAGCCCCCTAGTCGCGAATGCAAGCCCACCAAGAGAGCTGCGCAGGTCAGCAGATTGATTGCAACCGTCGCCAGCACCAAACCGGTAGCCCCGAAATTGAATGGCAACTGAGGGCCCCAAGGGGTTGGGCCACCAACCAACAACCAATCAAACACCACATTCAAGCCAATCCCTGCCGTAGAAAGTCGGAAGGGGGTAGTGCCATCACCTAGGGCATAAAACACACGCACCAGCAGATCACGAGCTAGATAGGCAGGCATGCCCACGCCATAGGCCATCAGCAATCCACTCACCAAGCTGGCCGCCTGGGCATCAAAGGCCCCTCGCTCGTACACCAAAGCAACGATTGGGGTTCCAAGAGCCACGAACATGGCCCCCAGAGGAACCATGCTGGCCGTAGACAACATCAACCCCTGACGGATGCGAGTGACTAGTGCAGGCCGATCTTCCTGGGCAGTGAGCCTGGCAAATGTTGGCAGTAGTGGCACCAGCAATGCATTGGAGATCAGCCCCAAAGGCGTCTGTACCAAAAGATTGGCGTAGCCCAGACCAGCTGCCGCACCCAAAATGCCGGAAGCAAAAAACAGATCTGTAAAGACATTGATCTGCAACATGCCTGAAGAAAGGGTGGCCGGGCCCATGACCTGCCATACCTCCCGCACACCTGGATGATGCCAATCCCAAACCAACTTCATCTTGGTCAAGCCTTGCCTGATCAACGCCGGCAGTTGAATCAGCCACTGCAACAGGGCTCCCACCAAGGTGGCTAGTGCCAAAACAATGCCACCCCTAAGGGCGAACTGCATGGAGCCGATGTTCGTGCCGACCTGCCACCACAAAACTCCGACACCGACCACCAAAGCAAGACTGGACATGATTGGCGAAACCGCCGGAATCCAGAACTCATCAGCAGCATTAAGGGAGCCGAAGCCCAGGCCGATCAAACCTGCCAACAAAGCCATTGGTGCCATCACCTGAAGCTGAACCACAGCAATCCGATGCAGCTCAGGACTCAGACCTGGGCCCACCAAAGTGATCAACGGATTGGCTGCCAGCACTAATAGAGCCGTCAACAACAACAAAGCAGCACTAACCATGGTGTTGAGCGCCGCCAACACATGAGCGCTTTCCTGCCGCGGCCGTCTGCTGAGGACACTGACCATGGCGCTGTGGAAAGGACCGTTGATCCCACCCAGGAGAATCAACAGAAACCCCGGCAAGACGTAGGCGTAGTTGTAAGCGTCATAAGCCGCTCCCACCCCGAAGGCAGCCGCAATTACAAGCTGACGAACCAGCCCTCCCACCTTGCTTAGCAAGGTGCCGACTGTGACAACCAGAGCAATACGCTTTAAGGATCTCCCCATCCTTGGGCCTCAGACCATCTGATCATTTAGCAGCATTCTCAAGCCCTGCAAGCATCCCCATGACCAAGGCCATCCCGGAAGGATTGTTAGGGAGTCCACTGCTCACATTCCCACCACTCGATGAAGGAATATTGGTGAAGCGCTACAAGCGCTTCCTTGCCGATGTGGAGCTAGTCAGCGGCGAAATCGTGACAGCCCACTGCGCCAACACAGGCCCCATGACTGGTGTTCTTCATCCTGGAGGCAGAGTGAGAATCCGCCATGCGCCTTCTCCCAAGCGCAAGTTGGCCTGGACATGGGAGCAAGCGGAGGCACCCAGCGCCCAGGGCGGCCTCTGCTGGGTGGGTATCAACACAGCCTTGGCCAATAGCCTGATCAGAGCAGCGATTGAAGCCGGACACCTCAAGCAAGTCCTCGGTCCGATCGCAGCAATCCGTGCGGAAGTGACTTATGGAAGCAACCGACGCAGCCGCATTGACCTGTTTTTAACCCCTGATGCCAATTGCTCCGACACCAGACCCATTTACTTAGAGGTCAAGAACACCACCTGGATCGAAGACTCCTTAGCCCTCTTTCCCGACACGGTGACAGAACGAGGGCAAAAACATCTCAAAGAGCTAATCGGTGTGCTGCCAGAGTCCAGAGCAGTCTTGGTGCCCTGCCTCAGCCGCCACGATGTCCAAGCGTTCGCCCCAGGGGATAGCGCAGACCCTCGCTATGGCGAACTCTTTCGTCTGGCTCTTACAGCTGGCGTGGAAGTCATTCCCTGTTGCTTCGGATTTCACCTCGACAAGATCACCTGGGAAGGCCTTAGGCCTACCAAGACGACACAGAGTTGACACAGCAAAAAGAGCTCCAGATGTAACAAAATGAACTTTCACCCCCGCAAATAGACCTAAAAGCGTCCACCAATCCCATATTTCGTATCAACATGAACATAAAAAAATCCCAAGTTGAGCAAGTTTCTCCTTTGAGCTATCACAAAGGTTTCCAGCTCGTTTTGCAGATCTGCTTCTTCCAATGACAACTGCTCCGCTTCCGCGCTCCAGGCGGCGCACGGTACGCCTCCAGGAGGCCAGCCTCCTGGAGGGGCCAATGCTCCTCCTGCGCAGCATCCGTGGCTTCAGCTCCAATCGCTCACTGACGTGGCTGGCTTGCGTGCCCTTGGCTCTCTTCGGCCTAGGACTCTTCAACCTCTCGGCCCATGCCGCCGAGATGCCAGAACTGAATGCTGCCTTCCTAGCCAACAATCTCTGGCTTCTGGTTGCAACGATTCTGGTGATCTTCATGAATGCCGGCTTCGCGATGGTCGAAGCAGGAATGTGTCGTCAAAAAAACGCGGTCAACATTCTCGCCAAAAACCTATTTGTCTTTGCCCTAGCGGTATCGTCGTACTGGTTCATCGGCTATTCGCTGATGTACGGCGATCCTGTTTCGGCAGGATGGCTCTATTTCAACGGCCTGTTCTTTGATCCTGCTGTAACCCCTGAACTGATCAGCGAAGCAGGTCTTGTCCCAAGCGTCGACTTCCTCTTCCAAGCAGCCTTTGCAGGCACAGCTGCAACTATCGTCTCAGGACTCGTGGCAGAGCGCGTCAAGTTCGGCGAGTTCGTGGTGTTCTCCCTAGTGCTAACTGGTTTCATTTACCCAATCGCTGGCAGCTGGGAATGGAACGGGGGCTGGCTCAACACTGCCTTTGGCGAAGGCGTTGAATTCATTGATTTCGCAGGCTCCTCGATCGTTCACTCTGTCGGTGCCTGGGCAGGTCTGGTGGGAGCAATGCTGCTCGGTCCGCGCATCGGCAAATTTGTCGGTGGCAAGGCCCAAGCGATTCCAGGACACAACATGTCCATCGCCACCCTTGGCGCTCTAATCCTCTGGATCGGCTGGTATGGCTTTAATCCCGGTTCCCAGCTCGCCATGGATCAATGGGTCCCCTACGTGGCTGTAACAACCACACTCGCAGCTGCAGGTGGCGCCATCGGCGCAACGATCATTTCCACCCTCTGCTCCGGCAAGCCTGATCTAACGATGATCATCAACGGCATCCTTGCCGGCCTAGTGAGCATTACAGCTGGTTGTGGCAATCTCACGCTGGTAGGGGCCTGGGTTGCAGGCCTAATCGGTGGTTTCATTGTGGTGTTCTCGGTCTCAGCCCTTGACTCTTTAGGCATCGACGATCCAGTTGGAGCTTTCTCTGTCCACGGCATCTGTGGCATCTGGGGAACCCTCGTGATCGGCCTATGGGGCTTTGACATCCAAGGTGATGGTTCCGCCCTTGGGCTATTCGTTGGGGGTGGCGCAAGTCAGCTTTGGGCTCAATTTGTAGGCTGCGCTGCCTACGCCATCTGGACCGTGGTGACCTGTTGGATTGCCTGGTCTGTCATCGGAGCACTGTTTGGCGGTATCCGCGTAACAGAGGCTGAGGAAATCGAAGGTCTTGATATCGGTGAGCACGGTATGGAGGCTTATCCCGACTTCGCCTCAGCCGGCAACTAAACCCTGATCAACAACCTGAATCCCATTAAGCCCGACCCTGTGCCGGGCTTTTTTGTGCTTCAAAAGTGTTGAGCTGCCCATAGAGTCAGGAGATTGCTGCTGCCACGATGGATACACAAGCTTTCAAACGCTCACTCCATCACTCTGAGCGTTACAACCGTAGGGGCTTCGGGCGAGCCAACGAAGTCGCCAGCAACCTTGAGAAGGCCTACCAAAGCAGCCTAATTGGCTCGATTCGAGACAATGGGTATGTGCTTCAACATGGCCGGCTTCAGGTGAAATTGGCTGAGGCCTTTGGTTTCTGCTGGGGAGTAGAGAGAGCAGTTGCGATGGCCTATGAAACCCGTAGGCACTACCCAAGCGAGCGCATTTGGATTACTAACGAAATTATTCACAACCCTTCAGTGAATGAACACTTACGCGAAATGGACGTGCTGTTCATCCACGCTGAAGGAGGTGTCAAAGATTTTTCCTGCGTCAATGATGGCGATGTAGTGATCCTGCCCGCCTTCGGTGCCACTGTTCAGGAGATGGAGCTGCTTCATGAGCGTGGCTGTCACATCATCGACACCACTTGTCCATGGGTTTCCAAGGTGTGGCACACCGTGGAGAAACATAAGAAGCAAGAATTCACCTCAATTATTCATGGCAAGGTGAAGCATGAAGAAACCTTGGCCACCAGCTCCTTTGCAGGGACCTATCTAGTTGTTTTAGACCTTGATGAAGCCCAACTAGTCGCCGATTACATCCTGGGCCAAGGAGATCGTGCAGCGTTCATGAAACGCTTTGCTAAGGCATGCTCTGCAAACTTTGACCCAGATCAAGATCTCCAACGCCTTGGGGTAGCCAATCAGACCACCATGCTGAAAAGTGAAACCGAGGAAATCGGTCGTTTATTCGAGCGCACCATGCTCAGAAAATATGGCCCAATAGAGCTCAACAAACATTTCCTTTCCTTCAACACCATCTGTGACGCCACAGAGGAACGGCAACAAGCAATGTTCTCGCTAGTTGATGAGCCTCTAGATCTACTGGTGGTGATTGGTGGTTTCAACTCATCCAACACCACTCACCTACAGGAAATCGCCATCAGCCGAGGAATCCGATCCTTCCACATCGATACCCCAGAACGTATTGGTGATAACAACAGCATCCAACACAAGCCACTGGGAGAAGATCTGTTCATCGAAAGTAATTTTCTACCTGCTGGAAGCGTGAGCGTCGGCATCACCTCCGGAGCCTCAACACCCGATCGAGTAGTTGAACATGTGATTCAGAAGCTGATCGACCTAACCTCCGGCTGAACAACACCCTGGCTTTACATTTGTTAATATCCCAGGCCAACCCAGCCAGGGATGACCATCCGTGCCGCCCTTGTCGATACCTGCCGACCAATATCTGCGCCTCAGCGACAAATCCCAAGTCCGCTGCTATCGAAGTCATTTTTCCGATCGCATGGAGATGCTTGCGCCGCCAAAAAACGTGGCGGCATATCTTGACCACCATCAAGGCTGGTTTCAACGCTGTGCTGCACCCATGGAGGTCAAGGCCCTCGATGATCAGTCCTATCTCCTCACGCTTGGTCGATTCGGAAATTTTGGCTTTGAAGTGGAGCCTTGCATCGGCCTAAAGCTGCTTCCTCAGCAGCAAGGGCTCTACCAAATCATCAATGTGGACCTAACGCATCAAGATCTGCCCCTTTGTGATCACTACGATGTGGACTTCAAGGCTGGGCTGAAACTGGAGCCATCAGAAACAGAAGCCAGCAATACTGTCCAACAAACCACCATCGTGAACTGGGATTTGGATCTTTCGGTGTGGATCCAACTACCGAAAGTGATCACCCTGCTACCAGATGGTCTTGTACAGACAAGTGGTGACCAGCTGCTGAGGCAAGTCGTGCGACAAATCTCGCGCCGACTTACATGGAAGGTTCAAGAAGACTTCCATGCCACCCATGGACTGACCTGCCCACCACGTCGCCATGCAGCTTTCTGAGCGAGTCAACCCTGTTATCGCCTTGATCTGCAAACCGATTCTCTAAAGTGCTCACCTGCAATCCATGGTGATGATGGCCGGCTCCGAAACCCCTAAAGCAAAGGGATCTGACTCTGACCTAGGACCTCAAGCCAGTTCATCGTCAGAATCGATTAACTACTTCTCCGAATTTGGAATTCTCATACTCCGGCTCGGGGTCAGCATTTTGATGGTCCACAACGGATTAGAGAAGCTCCAAAATCCAGAAGGCTTCTCGGAATTTGTCATCAGCCAACACCTTAACTTCCTACCAGGCGACCCTATGCTGTGGACGTATGCAGCAGCTTTAACAGAAATCATTTGTCCAATTGGAATCGCTTTCGGACTTGCTACTAGGCTCTGTGCGCTTGGCCTTCTATCGACAATGGCTTTTGCCATTACATACCACTTATTTGATACTGGCCTGCAAGGCTTCCCCTTCGCCGTGGTCGAAAACCATAGCTATGCCTTTGAATTGTCTGGTGTTTATGCAACTACTTTCTTTTACTTGCTTTGTGCAGGGCCAGGGCGCATTTCACTGGCAGCAAGGAACAAAGCCAAAGCAAATTCAGTCAGAATGAAACTCATCAAGGAAATCAACAAAGTCAAAATATAGGCAAACAAATTGGCTCGATATTAACTTTGATTATTACTAACTTAATGCAAGAAGTGGCGCTTTCCCGTCAACACCATTGCCAGACCAAAATCATCGCAAACAGCGATTGAATCTGCATCACGCTTGCTCCCACCAGGCTGGATTACGGCACAGATGCCATGGTTAGCCGCCAAACGCACCGTGTCATCAAAGGGGAAGAAGCCATCACTAGCCAAAACAGCTCCCCTGGCTTGATCGCCAGCTGCCTCAAGGGCTAGTCGCGCCGAGCCGACTCGGTTCATCTGGCCCGCTCCAACTCCGAGACTCTGGCCAGCACGAGCCACCACGATGGCGTTAGAGCGCACATGTCTCACCAGGCGCCATGCAAAGGTGAGATCCGCGTTTTCTTCAGCATTAGGCGAGCGTTTGCTGGCCACAGTCCAACTGGTGGGATCAATCGATTGATCGTCTTGGTCCTGCACCAACACCCCGCCGAGGATGGTGCGAATGTGATCACGACCAGCCGCATCAATGGCACCTGGTGCCAGTTCCAACAAACGTAAGTTGGCCTTGGTGGCAAGGATTTCCCGAGCTTCTGGTTCAAAGCCTGGTGCCACAACACACTCCAAGAACAAACTGGTGAGCTCCCGAGCAGTCGTGGCATCCACCAATCCATTCAGAGCCACGATCCCTCCAAATGCACTCACCCGATCCGCATCCAAGGCACGGCTTAAGGCCGACGCCACGCCAGTGCCAATCGCGACGCCACAAGGGTTGGTGTGCTTAACCACCACGGCAGCATCTTGAACAGCTTGTTGAGCG from Prochlorococcus marinus str. MIT 9313 includes these protein-coding regions:
- a CDS encoding DoxX family protein gives rise to the protein MMAGSETPKAKGSDSDLGPQASSSSESINYFSEFGILILRLGVSILMVHNGLEKLQNPEGFSEFVISQHLNFLPGDPMLWTYAAALTEIICPIGIAFGLATRLCALGLLSTMAFAITYHLFDTGLQGFPFAVVENHSYAFELSGVYATTFFYLLCAGPGRISLAARNKAKANSVRMKLIKEINKVKI